CGGCGAAATCGGCGCGTGCGCGCGACATTCGCCGCGCGCCGCGCGTTCCGGCTTTCGATCCGGTTCCCGCTCATGGGCGATTGAAAGCAACGGACACGGTTTCATTGCGTAAAAACTTACAGTGCCGGAAGGGCGAGAATTTTTCTTCGTGAAGCTGATGATAGTCATTGACTTTCGATCGATCGCCTACCTAGAATCCGGCCATCTCCACAAATGGGGCAGCGTCCTTGGACACTTGCAGTAGTCGACCTTTGAGCAGTTTTCCTGCCTGAACGGCAAGACGTCCGCGCCCTTTCCATCGCCGCCGTTCAGCCGATCAGGCAGACGGTGCGCGCCGCAGTTAGCAGTCCCACTCCCCGTGCATCCTTGATTTGCGCCGCATGAGCGCCGCGTTTTCGCGCGCCCGTCGCGGCATTCGCCGCGAACCTCGGTTCGCGGTGCGTGTTCGCTTGGCGCCCGGCGCATGCTTCGCATGACGGCCGCGCCGAGCGTGCGTGTTCGCGTGCGCGCTTGCCGCGCGCGCGTGCATGCAGTGGTCAACCGTCAACCTTCAGACAAGGAGCCGACATGCCGGACAGTGACAGTTATCCCATATGCCGCACCCTGGATCTTTTCGATTTCGATCATCAAGGGAAGCGCGTAGGGTCCGACCGATAGGCGCATCGCGCGCATGACGTTCGGGCACGCGGCTTCCCGCCATGCGCGAGAACCCGCGCCCGGAGAATCATCATGCAATTCGGTCTGCTTCTGTCGCAACTGCCGCACGTCAACGAATCGCGCGTCCACTACGACGCGATGCTGTCGCTCGAAGCCGCCGGCAAGCCGGCATCCGTCTCGTTCTGGCAGCGCCTGAAAACCCTGATTTTCTGAATCTCGATGCGCTTTCGCATACGCAAGCGAGGCCGCCGCGGCGCGGCGCTTGCGCATGCCGGACGAGCGCGCCGACGCAAGCCATACCCGTTGGGAAATCCAGTATGTCCACGCCAACCGACGTTTCACCGCCAATCGCCATCGAACGCAGCGCGGTTCTCGACCACGCGCATGTCGGCGATATCAAGGGCGCGCTCGGCACGATCGCGCTTCACGACACCGCGCCTCGCAACACCTGGTGGGCGCGCGTGCGCACGCTGCTCGCGATTCTCGGGCCGGGCCTCATCGTGATGGTCGGCGACAACGACGCCGGCGCGTTCGGCACCTACACGCAAGTGGGGCAGAACTACGGCACGACGCTCTTGTGGACGCTGCTGCTGCTCGTGCCCGTGCTGTTCGTGAATCAGGAAATGGTGCTGCGTCTCGGGGCCGTGACGGGCGTCGGTCACGCGCGGCTCATCTTCGAGCGGTTCGGCAAGTTCTGGGGTGCGTTCAGCGTGGTCGATCTCTTCGTCCTGAATGCGCTGACGATCGTCACCGAATTCATCGGCATCACGTTCGTGCTCGATTTCTTCGGCGTATCGAAGGTCGCGGGCGTTTGCATTGCCGCGGCGCTGACGATGGCGGCTGTCAGTACAGGCGATTTGCGCCGGTTCGAGCGCTTCGCGGTCGCGCTCTGCCTGTTGAGCCTGTTGCTCGTGCCGGTGCTCGTGTCGATCCATCCGCCCGTGCATCAGATGACGCGGGACCTGTTCGTGCCGGGTTGGCCCGCGCACGCGAAGCTCTCCGACGTGATGCTGCTCGTGATCGGCATCGTCGGCACGACGATCGCGCCATGGCAGCTGTTCTTCCAGCAGAGCTACGTGATCGACAAGCGGATTACGCCGCGTTTCATGAAATACGAAAAGGCGGACCTGTGGATCGGCATCGTGCTCGTGATGATCGGCGCGATCGCGATGATCGCGTTTTGCGCGGCGCTCTTCGAGGGACGTCCGGAGGCGGGCAACTTCACCGATGCGGGCGGCGTGATCGCGGGCCTCGCGAAGTACGCGGGCCACACGAGCGCGACGCTCTTCGCGATCGCGCTGCTCGACGCGTCGATCATCGGTGCGGCCGCCGTGTCGCTCGCGACCGCGTACGCGATCGGCGACGTGTTCAAGATCCGTCATTCGCTTCATCGAAGCGTATCGGATGCGAAGGGTTTCTACCTCGTCTATTTCGGCATCGTCGCCGCGGCGGCCGCGCTCGTGCTGATTCCGGGCAGCCCGCTCGGACTGCTGACGGAAGCGGTGCAAACGCTCGCGGGCGTGCTGCTGCCGAGCGCGACCGTATTCCTGCTGCTGCTGTGCAACGACAAGGCGGTGCTCGGTCCGTGGGTCAACTCGAGAAAACTGAATCTGTTTACGGGGGCGGTGATCTGGGTGCTCGTGATGTTGTCGATCATCCTGACGGCGTCCGTGATGTATCCGGACATGACCGGCGAGACGATGATCGAGGTGCTCGCGGGCGGCACGCTGCTCGCGGCGCTCGGCTGCGTCGCGACGCTCGCGTTGCGCAAGCGCGGCGGCGAGCCCCCCGAGCCGGCCGAGTCGGCCGTCGAGCGTAGCCTGCGGGACACGTGGCGGATGCCCCCGCTCGACGCGCTGCCGGCGCCGCGGATCACGCTGTCGACGCGCATCTGGATGGGCGTGCTGCGCGGCTATCTGGTGCTCGCGGTCGGGCTCGTGATCGTGAAGGTCGTGCAGATGGCGTTTTTCAGGTAGCCGGTGCATGCGGCCGTTCGACGCGCAGCGGCCGTTTTCCGGCGATTCGATTCTTTCGGGCGCGACAGGATGAAGCGCTACGCATGGGCCGCATCGATGACGGCGGTGTTGCTGCTCGCCGCGTGCACGCGGACGGACGACGCCGTGAGCAGCAAGACCAATGATGCGCCCGCTTCGGGCGCGAGCGAATGAGCGCGAACGCGCCCGCGATGCATGTCGCGCGCTCCGGAGCGTGCGGAAAAGCGGACGAATCGTTCGAATGAAAGGCGTCCGAAAATTATCCGACATAGTTTGACAGTTGCGTGGGCGGCACTGAGCTAAGCTGCTTCGCGCGCGGCGACGATCGCGATCGTCGTCGATCTTGCGCCGCGCATGCGTTCCGGTTCGCTGTCGTGCGCCGGCGCGCGCATTCGCCGGCGCCTTGCGCGTCGGCTCGTGAGCGGTCGCGCCGAAGTAACTGGTGCTACCGAATGTGACAAACGCGGCGCTGCATGAATGTCCGTGCAATCATGCTCGCTCACGTTCAACCTAAACGGTGATTGCGATGGGAATCCTGAATACGGTAGGTGAGATTGCAGGCGCGGTGGCGGCCGTCGAGGCGGCCGAGAAGGTCGATCCGGATGCCGGCCTGCTGACGAAGGCGGCGGCCGCGGTCGCGGGCTTCAAGGGCGCCGAGGCGCTCGAGAATCTCGTCGAGAAAAAGAAGGACGACGAAGCGGCCGACGGCGACAACACGGCCGCGCCGGACGGCGACACGTCGCAGGCATGACGTGCGTTCGCGCGGCGATTGCGCGCCGCGCACGGCACCGATGAAGCGGAGGGCGTCGCCCTCCGCTTTTTTCTTGGCGGCGCACCGGGGAATCCGCTGATGATTGCGCTGCATGACAGTGCGCACGCACCGCGCCGCATGAAATTCGAAAACTTGCTATCGTCCGGTCATCGAGGCTTCGATCAGGCGGCGCTATGGAATTCGACTACGATCTCTTTGTCATCGGCGCGGGCTCGGGCGGCGTGCGCCTGAGCCGGGTCGCGGCGTCCTACGGCGCGCGCGTCGGCATCGCCGAGGAAGAACGGATCGGCGGCACCTGCGTGCTGCGCGGCTGCATTCCGAAGAAGCTGCTCGTCTATGCATCGCATTACGGCCACGATGTCGAGGATGCCGCGGGCTTCGGCTGGACCTTCGACATCGGCCTCTTCTCGTGGCCGGCGCTCATCGAGGCGAAGGACCGCGAGATCGCGCGCCTGAGCGGCATTTACGGCGATCTGCTGAACAAGTCGGGCGTCGAGATCCACGCGGGGCGCGCGACGCTCGTGGACGCGCATACGGTCGACGTCGCGGGACGGCGCATCACCGCACGGCACATCGGCGTCGCGACCGGCTCGCGGCCGGTGCTGCCGCCGATTCCCGGCATCGAGCACGCGATCACGTCGCGCGAGGCGCTCGACTTGCCCGAACTGCCCAGGCGGATCGCGATCGTCGGCGGCGGCTACATCGCGGTCGAGTTCGCCGGCATCTTCAACGGTCTGGGCGCCGACGTCGACCTGTTCTATCGCGGCGCGCAGATCCTGCGCGGCTTCGACGACGACGTGCGGCGCGCGCTGCACGGCGAGATGACGAAGCACGGCATCGCCATCCATACGCACGCCGGGATCGACGCGATCGAGCGCGGCGCCGACGGCGCGCTGACGCTCAGGCTCGCGCAAGGCGCGTACGGGCCGTACGATGCGGTGCTGTACGCAACGGGGCGCGTCGCGAATGGCGACGGGCTCGGGCTCGAAGCGGTCGGCGTCGCGCGCGACGCGCGCGGCGCGATCGAGGTCGATGCATATTCGACGACGACGGTGCCGTCGATCCACGCGATCGGCGACGTCACCGCACGCCCGCAACTCACGCCCGTCGCCACGCGCGACGGCATGCTGCTCGCGGCGAACCTGTTCGGCGGCAAGCGGATCGCGGCCGATCATCGCTACATTCCTTCCGCGGTGTTCAGCCAGCCGGAGATCGCGACGGTCGGCCTCACCGAGGCGGATGCGCGCGCCGAGCTCGGCGCGCTCGACATCTACAAGACGTCGTTCCGCGCGCTGCGGCACACGTTGTCCGGCCGCGACGAGAAGACGTTCATGAAGCTCGTCGTCGCGCGCGACAGCCAGCGCGTCGTCGGCGCGCACATGGTCGGGCGCGACGCGGCGGAGATCATTCAGGGCATCGCGATCGCGATCCGCGCGGGCGCGACGAAGGCGCAGTTCGACGAGACGGTCGGCATCCACCCGACCGCCGCGGAGGAATTCGTCACGCTGCGGCAGAAGGAGCCGGACGACGCGTGACGCGCGCCGACGATATGCCCGCGCCGCGCCGCGCCGTGTCGGGTTGACGGCGTGCCCCGCCGCATGCGCCGCCGTCAGTTGCCGTTCGACGCGATCGAGCCGCCCGCGCCGACGCAATCCGTCTGATATTTCTGCATCAGCTTTTGCTGCGCGTCGTCGATGTCGTCGGGATAGCCGCTTTCGTCGCCCGCGGAAGGATCGTAGCCGACCGATTCCAGCTCGGACAATTCATTCATCAGTTGCGCTCGCGTGACGGGCCCCTTCGTGTGCACGAACGGGTAATCCGAACATTGCTCGGGCGTGAGCTTCGGCGCGGCGTGCGCGGCGGCGCCGAACGTCAGCGCGAACGCGCACGCGAGCGTGCGGACCGGGTATTTCATCTGCGGCTCCTTCGTGTATTCGATGTTCCGGTTCGAGCAACCGATCGATTGCCCGGCGATGCCGGCCGTGGCGCGGATCGCGGAATGAAGGCTAAGCGTCGCGATTTGTCGAAACGGCAACGCGCGGATGAAATTTGTTTCATCCGCGCGTTGCCGCAAAACTCGGCTTTGAGATTTAACGCGGATATCTAAATAATTATTCATGCCGCTGTTCGCGAAACGTTACGTGTGCGTTGGTATCGTCGGGTTCACGGATGGCGCACGCGATGTGTGCTCCGTGCATGCAGCACGACGGGCAACGAACCGACAAGACGAGAATGGGGTTGGCGATGATGCGGACGGTGAGCGCAATGATGCTGGCGGCCAGTTTGTTCGCGCCGGCGATGTCATACGCGAAGGTGCAGGGCGAAGGCGGCCCGATCGCCGACGTGACGCTGATACGGAAGGCAATCGAAAGCGAACGGCGCGCGGCCGATGCTGGCGGCTGCGATTGCCGGGCAACGGCGGATGCATCCGAGCGCGCATGCGGTGATCGGGTAGCGAAGGGGGCGCACGCATCGGGCTGACGCGCTTCGTCGCTCGCTCGCGCGGGCGGGGCATCACGCGACGTCGATGACGCGACGGCGGTGAGTTGCGCGACATCGCTCGGCGGCGGCGCGCGCCGTGGGGCCGAAGATTAAATAATTTTTCATGAAGCCGACGGCGCGCTTTCACGCGCGCGCGTGTAGTCTGCTCTCGATCGCCGGCCGTGCGTCGCGGCTCGCGCCGCGGTGCACGGCGGCCACGTTCCGAAGAGCTGATACCGAATATGGCAACATGTATGCCTGCAAACAACCCGTCGTGCCCGCCGCGCACGGTGG
Above is a window of Burkholderia thailandensis E264 DNA encoding:
- a CDS encoding NRAMP family divalent metal transporter, with protein sequence MSTPTDVSPPIAIERSAVLDHAHVGDIKGALGTIALHDTAPRNTWWARVRTLLAILGPGLIVMVGDNDAGAFGTYTQVGQNYGTTLLWTLLLLVPVLFVNQEMVLRLGAVTGVGHARLIFERFGKFWGAFSVVDLFVLNALTIVTEFIGITFVLDFFGVSKVAGVCIAAALTMAAVSTGDLRRFERFAVALCLLSLLLVPVLVSIHPPVHQMTRDLFVPGWPAHAKLSDVMLLVIGIVGTTIAPWQLFFQQSYVIDKRITPRFMKYEKADLWIGIVLVMIGAIAMIAFCAALFEGRPEAGNFTDAGGVIAGLAKYAGHTSATLFAIALLDASIIGAAAVSLATAYAIGDVFKIRHSLHRSVSDAKGFYLVYFGIVAAAAALVLIPGSPLGLLTEAVQTLAGVLLPSATVFLLLLCNDKAVLGPWVNSRKLNLFTGAVIWVLVMLSIILTASVMYPDMTGETMIEVLAGGTLLAALGCVATLALRKRGGEPPEPAESAVERSLRDTWRMPPLDALPAPRITLSTRIWMGVLRGYLVLAVGLVIVKVVQMAFFR
- the gor gene encoding glutathione-disulfide reductase; translated protein: MEFDYDLFVIGAGSGGVRLSRVAASYGARVGIAEEERIGGTCVLRGCIPKKLLVYASHYGHDVEDAAGFGWTFDIGLFSWPALIEAKDREIARLSGIYGDLLNKSGVEIHAGRATLVDAHTVDVAGRRITARHIGVATGSRPVLPPIPGIEHAITSREALDLPELPRRIAIVGGGYIAVEFAGIFNGLGADVDLFYRGAQILRGFDDDVRRALHGEMTKHGIAIHTHAGIDAIERGADGALTLRLAQGAYGPYDAVLYATGRVANGDGLGLEAVGVARDARGAIEVDAYSTTTVPSIHAIGDVTARPQLTPVATRDGMLLAANLFGGKRIAADHRYIPSAVFSQPEIATVGLTEADARAELGALDIYKTSFRALRHTLSGRDEKTFMKLVVARDSQRVVGAHMVGRDAAEIIQGIAIAIRAGATKAQFDETVGIHPTAAEEFVTLRQKEPDDA
- a CDS encoding DUF4148 domain-containing protein; translation: MKYPVRTLACAFALTFGAAAHAAPKLTPEQCSDYPFVHTKGPVTRAQLMNELSELESVGYDPSAGDESGYPDDIDDAQQKLMQKYQTDCVGAGGSIASNGN